In one window of Branchiostoma lanceolatum isolate klBraLanc5 chromosome 15, klBraLanc5.hap2, whole genome shotgun sequence DNA:
- the LOC136420496 gene encoding uncharacterized protein: MDDEVENFSGSSSSVDCYCEEVESDSDIEDVVGVLMPYRFEPYLSDEQSDEPSSDSDNDSEAAGDAIANGGEVQEPEIEREIPMDIERLQNTEWCSCGRCVNMDTVRESVCCREQMRVCERRERHPDIECITQHPGFPEVCLNEDALETAYAALRDDHGVDFGNEWKRYTAYRQFVGWCYQHLGKRVRVPLPSCTVDRIRRHFPSPDYTGFQEAND, from the exons ATGGACGACGAAGTAGAAAACTTTTCCGGCTCCTCATCCAGCGTAGATTGCTACTGTGAGGAAGTCGAATCGGACTCGGATATTGAGGATGTCGTGGGAGTTCttatgccctacagatttgagCCGTATCTCTCCGACGAGCAGTCAGACGAGCCGAGTTCTGACAGCGACAATGATAGTGAAGCCGCTGGTGACGCCATAGCTAATGGCGGCGAAGTTCAAGAACCTGAAATCGAGAGAGAAATCCCGATGGATATCGAAAGGCTACAGAATACGGAATG GTGCTCTTGTGGGAGGTGCGTAAACATGGATACAGTACGTGAAAGTGTATGCTGCCGGGAGCAGATGCGTGTGTGCGAGCGGAGGGAGAGACACCCTGACATTGAGTGCATCACACAGCACCCCGGGTTTCCAGAAGTCTGCTTGAATGAGGATGCGCTCGAAACAGCATACGCTGCCCTTCGTGACGACCATGGGGTCGACTTTGGAAATGA ATGGAAGAGGTACACAGCTTACAGACAGTTTGTAGGCTGGTGCTACCAGCACCTTGGAAAGCGTGTCCGAGTTCCTCTGCCCTCTTGCACTGTGGACCGTATACGGAGGCACTTTCCTTCTCCAGACTACACAGGCTTCCAGGAAGCTAACGACTAG
- the LOC136420487 gene encoding uncharacterized protein: MLGTGNDISQSSRVRTCPPTTRLVAIFDRKFVLGSLVNTVLRDLFVNMVNRCSAANCTNKREHGFSLHELPKDEPRRTKWIQQIRRTRSGPKGTLWNPPKTVFLCSAHFDEECYELAPSLKQQFGMDVYHKKQLKTTAVPSIFPRARDTVASTAQPAKRRKSAAFEKRRRLEVLEDCQKKYEESSAQTAVEEETRDGAGHSAECDGGVPVDVNPTELDTTSTSCCDSAVQVSLKPATKTKAVQFSRKGRSKAVQTIQTMCLPTTVTVATQTEVDEEDEEDEHMSVTSVSSNEDQMIEDDPDYVPSSGEESDSDDPEEETAQPPQQDQPPQQGRRIFLVFWACLAQLIAKWCSCPSCASRDLQVSYKVVGTFLRVTLKCKQDGCGCHEDWDSQPFFGRTAAGNILLSAAILFSGATATKVLRVLNHMGVAVISVRSFFRHQSQVLFTAVQRVWAEKQVTMLNILRAEKKPLVCGGDGRADTPGHCAKYGTYTLMELRKTIVIDVQLVQSNEVGGSYHLELEGLRRSLEKVEDHVDVGSLVTDRHLGINKMVREDYPHIKHFFDIWHVAKSVKKKLQNLSKLRDCQALKPWVSSIVNHLYWSVVSTPQGIVDVIVDKWRSVYNHTHNIHEGFEGAFPKCAHDPLEGRQQRKPWLPLHTKMSVVMEKIITNNKLCQDIKRLSPDYQTSYLEAFHALILHFAPKMFHFSHRGMQYRVILAAMHFNENANRAHRRRRDGEDMYSLHYPKAKQGGYIVRKVLEKPTFVYARELLDCVEAICSGDNYEGDMLEGLLVAAPVPPPLNATFQKPQKEAAVREKVNRFQH; encoded by the exons ATGCTAGGAACCGGAAATGACATATCACAGAGTAGTCGTGTTCGAACTTGCCCGCCAACTACACGCTTGGTCGCCATCTTTGACAGAAAGTTTGTACTAGGAAGTTTGGTAAACACAGTTCTCAGGGACTTGTTTGTCAACATGGTAAACCGGTGTTCCGCAGCAAACTGCacaaacaagagggagcacggTTTCAGTCTTCAcgagcttccaaaagacgaacCTCGGCGCACAAAGTGGATTCAGCAAATTCGTCGCACAAGGTCTGGGCCGAAGGGAACGCTGTGGAACCCTCCAAAGactgtgtttttgtgcagtGCACATTTTGACGAGGAATGTTACGAACTCGCGCCAAGTTTGAAGCAACAATTTGGGATGGATGTGTACCACAAGAAGCAGTTGAAGACCACGGCTGTTCCAAGCATCTTCCCCCGAGCTCGAGACACAGTGGCGAGCACGGCGCAGCCTGCCAAGCGTAGGAAATCTGCGGCATTTGAAAAAAGGCGCAGACTTGAG GTACTAGAGGATTGTCAGAAGAAGTATGAAGAGTCTTCTGCTCAGACTGCTGTTGAGGAAGAGACAAGAGATGGCGCAGGCCATTCTGCAGAGTGTGATGGTGGTGTGCCTGTTGAT GTGAACCCAACAGAATTGGATACTACCAGTACTAGTTGCTGTGACAGTGCTGTGCAGGTGTCCCTGAAGCCGGCAACCAAGACCAAGGCGGTGCAATTCAGTAGAAAGGGACGCAGTAAAG CTGTGCAGACCATACAGACCATGTGCCTACCCACCACTGTCACAGTGGCCACACAGACAGAGGTGGACGAGGAGGACGAGGAGGACGAGCACATGTCGGTGACAAGTGTCAGCTCCAACGAAGACCAGATGATAGAGGACGACCCTGACTACGTCCCGTCCTCTGGTGAGGAGTCAGACTCCGATGACCCTGAGGAGGAAACTGCCCAGCCACCACAGCAAGACCAGCCACCACAGCAAGGCCGCCGCATTTTCTTGGTGTTCTGGGCTTGCCTGGCCCAGTTGATCGCGAAATGGTGCAGCTGTCCATCCTGTGCATCACGCGACCTTCAAGTCTCCTACAAAGTGGTAGGAACATTTCTACGGGTCACGCTCAAGTGTAAGCAGGACGGGTGCGGTTGCCATGAAGACTGGGACAGCCAACCATTCTTCGGAAGAACTGCAGCCGGCAACATTTTGCTGTCGGCTGCAATCTTGTTCAGCGGGGCAACTGCAACCAAAGTCCTCCGAGTCCTGAACCACATGGGCGTGGCCGTAATATCCGTCAGGTCTTTCTTCCGGCACCAGAGCCAAGTCCTCTTCACAGCAGTGCAGCGGGTGTGGGCAGAGAAGCAAGTCACCATGCTCAACATTCTGAGGGCAGAGAAGAAACCCCTTGTGTGTGGTGGTGATGGAAGAGCCGATACGCCAGGCCATTGTGCAAAGTATGGGACATACACACTAATGGAACTCCGGAAGACGATCGTGATTGATGTCCAacttgtacag AGCAACGAGGTGGGAGGCTCTTACCATTTGGAGCTAGAGGGGCTCAGACGGTCGCTGGAGAAGGTGGAAGACCATGTGGATGTCGGGTCACTCGTCACTGATCGCCATCTCGGGATCAACAAGATGGTACGGGAAGACTACCCCCACATCAAACACTTCTTCGACATATGGCATGTTGCCAAAA GTGTCAAGAAGAAGCTTCAGAATCTCAGTAAGCTGAGGGATTGCCAGGCCCTGAAACCCTGGGTGTCCAGCATAGTTAACCACCTATATTGGTCAGTAGTTTCTACTCCCCAGGGAATTGTAGATGTGATAGTGGACAAGTGGAGGTCCGTGTACAACCACACCCACAACATCCATGAAGGTTTTGAGGGGGCGTTTCCCAAGTGTGCCCATGACCCACTTGAGGGAAGACAGCAGCGAAAGCCATGGTTACCTCTAC ATACAAAGATGTCTGTTGTGATGGAGAAAATCATCACCAACAACAAGCTCTGCCAAGACATCAAACGCTTGTCTCCAGACTACCAGACATCGTACCTGGAGGCTTTCCATGCACTGATACTGCACTTTGCCCCGAAGATGTTTCACTTTTCGCACAGGGGGATGCAATACAG AGTGATTCTCGCCGCCATGCATTTCAATGAAAATGCAAACAGAGCACACAGAAGGAGAAGGGATGGCGAGGACATGTACAGTCTCCACTACCCCAAGGCCAAGCAAGGCGGGTACATCGTCCGGAAGGTTCTGGAGAAGCCAACATTcg TCTATGCCAGGGAGTTGTTGGACTGTGTGGAGGCCATCTGCTCAGGAGACAACTATGAAGGCGACATGCTGGAAGGCCTGTTGGTTGCTGCCCCGGTGCCCCCGCCTCTCAACGCTACCTTCCAGAAACCTCAGAAGGAGGCAGCAGTGAGGGAAAAGGTCAACAGGTTTCAGCATTAG